Proteins encoded together in one Synechococcus sp. A15-62 window:
- a CDS encoding acylphosphatase produces MQPFSERWRWVIEGRVQRVGFRASCNRRALDLGISGWVRNLSDGRVEVQAEGPPLALSELRAWCEVGPPGARVVRVTPSQLPITGDDWFEVRY; encoded by the coding sequence ATCCAACCCTTCTCCGAACGCTGGCGCTGGGTGATCGAAGGCCGCGTTCAGCGGGTGGGGTTCCGCGCCAGCTGCAATCGGCGTGCCCTGGATCTCGGCATCAGCGGCTGGGTGCGCAACCTGAGTGATGGCCGCGTGGAAGTGCAGGCCGAAGGGCCACCGCTGGCCTTGTCTGAACTGCGGGCCTGGTGCGAGGTCGGGCCGCCGGGCGCCCGGGTGGTGCGGGTGACCCCCAGCCAGCTCCCGATCACGGGCGACGACTGGTTTGAAGTGCGCTACTGA